Proteins encoded within one genomic window of Eurosta solidaginis isolate ZX-2024a chromosome 1, ASM4086904v1, whole genome shotgun sequence:
- the Cdc16 gene encoding cell division cycle protein 16 homolog, which yields MTGDSEMRNESSDETAESGVIDVSHYRKLVKIYIDMRRYQTALFWAEKVCVLSQNDPKDVYCQAHCMFLLKEYHRAAHIIRRFELEKTHVSSYNLLLESLYEAKELNEAVNVINTIDIEYLASSLISQPLDSAAMECHSTLNAEEANKNEVLASISFIKGKIYEALDNRGLAMDYYVQALHKSVYCFEALEALVQHEMLMPWEEKELMQHLPLSQHTSETDAKLIKKLYESKLKKYYESIDPSTGDHTIKDLNEKIQKTQAADAHLHKNILSKYMTPQIMSPANKVLEDLKNTPFSLQISLTRASSLINESNRSHIETPSRDRTKQAYHKNTLPFATCLSRIKKSTDIMAAEAEKLFYDCEYKKCHKILQELLTADPYHNAGLTLQIGCLVEFGDYNKLFYVAHKLVDRYPDKAISWYAVGCYYDLIGKSDPARRYLSKATTLDRLYGPAWLAYGHSFAKENEHDQAMAAYFKATQLMRGCHLPLLYIGVECGLTKNLELAEKFFFQAMSIAPLDVFVLHELGVIKYEYEYYKSAEEVFLRTAEIVKARAKDNKEEISPRWEPLFNNLGHCCRKRKKYKEALTYHQYALLLKPQSPQTYTAMGFVHALMGDLEEALIYFHKSLAINRDCIVTTTILKTCLEDLMNDEAIIKDICGRDFSGTTSTSAKSTSKRLPTIDESPAKFNCMKLKFEEEDNSTAVMDISMDL from the exons ATGACAGGAGACAGTGAGATGCGTAATGAAAGTAGCGATGAGACTGCTGAGAGTGGCGTAATAGACGTCTCACACTATCGCAAGCTCGTCAAGATTTATATCGACATG CGGCGATATCAAACTGCACTATTTTGGGCAGAAAAAGTTTGTGTGCTGAGCCAGAATGATCCCAAAGATGTTTATTGTCAAGCACACTGTATGTTTCTATTGAAGGAATACCATCGCGCTGCACACATTATACGACGCTTCGAATTGGAGAAGACACATGTCTCGAGCTACAATTTGTTGCTAGAAAGCCTTTACGAGGCGAAAGAACTTAATGAAGCAGTAAATGTGATAAATACAATAGACATTGAATATTTAGCATCATCATTGATTAGTCAGCCGCTGGACAGTGCTGCTATGGAATGCCACTCCACGCTCAACGCCGAGGAGGCAAATAAAAAT GAAGTTCTAGCATCGATCAGTTTCATAAAAGGAAAAATATATGAAGCCTTAGATAATCGTGGCTTAGCTATGGACTATTATGTTCAGGCATTGCATAAATCTGTATATTGTTTTGAAGCGCTTGAAGCTTTAGTACAACATGAAATGCTTATGCCTTGGGAAG AAAAAGAATTAATGCAACATTTGCCGCTGTCACAGCACACCAGTGAAACAGATGCAAAGTTGatcaaaaaattatatgaatCAAAGTTGAAGAAATATTATGAATCAATAGATCCT tccaCAGGTGATCACACCATCAAAGATTTGAATGAGAAAATCCAAAAAACTCAAGCCGCAGATGCACATTTACATAAAAACATACTCTCAAAGTATATGACGCCACAGATAATGTCACCTGCTAATAA GGTACTCGAAGACTTGAAAAATACACCATTTTCTTTGCAAATAAGTCTCACACGTGCATCATCTCTAATCAATGAATCGAATCGATCGCATATTGAAACACCTAGTCGGGATCGTACAAAACAAGCATATCATAAAAATACCCTACCATTTGCAACTTGTCTAAGTCGTATAAAGAAAAGCACTGATATTATGGCCGCCGAAGCAGAGAAGCTATTTTATGACTGCGAATATAAAAAATGTCATAAGATTTTACAAGA ATTATTGACAGCAGATCCTTATCATAATGCTGGGCTAACACTGCAAATTGGATGTTTAGTCGAGTTTGGTGATTATAATA AACTTTTCTACGTTGCTCACAAGCTAGTCGATCGTTATCCTGATAAAGCCATTTCATGGTATGCAGTTGGTTGTTACTATGACTTAATTGGCAAGAGTGATCCCGCACGTAGATATCTTTCGAAAGCTACTACACTTGATCGGTTATATGGACCTGCATGGTTGGCTTATGGGCATTCATTTGCTAAAGAAAACGAACATGATCAG GCCATGGCTGCTTATTTTAAAGCAACACAACTTATGCGCGGCTGTCATTTGCCACTGCTTTATATCGGCGTTGAATGTGGCCTcactaaaaatttagagctggCAGAGAAGTTTTTCTTCCAAGCCATGTCCATAGCGCCATTAGATGTCTTTGTTTTGCATGAGCTAGGCGTaattaaatatgaatatgaata TTATAAAAGCGCCGAAGAAGTATTTCTACGCACGGCGGAAATTGTAAAAGCCCGCGCTAAAGACAATAAAGAAGAAATCTCGCCGCGTTGGGAGCCATTATTCAATAACTTAGGACACTGTTGTCGTAAGCGTAAGAAGTATAAGGAGGCATTAACTTATCATCAATAT GCGCTTTTACTTAAACCTCAAAGTCCTCAAACATATACAGCAATGGGTTTTGTTCATGCGCTAATGGGCGATCTCGAAGAGGCACTCATTTACTTTCATAAAAGTTTGGCTATCAATCGTGATTGCATAGTTACCACAACAATTTTAAAGACATGCCTTGAAGATCTTATGAACGATGAAGCTATAATTAAGGATATTTGTGGTCGCGATTTCAGCGGCACAACATCAACATCAGCCAAGTCGACATCGAAACGGCTACCGACCATAGACGAGTCACCAGCAAAGTTTAACTGTATGAAATTGAAATTTGAGGAAGAGGATAATAGCACAGCTGTAATGGATATCTCTATGGATTTGTAG
- the LOC137244300 gene encoding hatching enzyme 1.2, with translation MILQHAKTLFLQFIIYSYFMLELHASPLVDTYAYDYDDSDDTEVVEVDLNTIDELGNNDEHNNDKIDLSFYGNALYGKPDNETTANLVANYTPEQTSVNPEELGSYLEGDILVPIRNNASVKNGIASESSRWPNGVVPFEIRGNFNARDMATIEEAIEQYHRRTCIRFVPRRSESDYVSIVNAPSGCWSAVGRVGGKQEVNLQSPGCLMKPGTAMHELMHALGFLHEQNRQERDSFVSIQIQNVQPSAVTNFEKAQRTVAYGVPYDYGSVMHYSPNAFSRNGLPTIVAVRPGGSERMGQRDGFSAYDIEKLNAMYKCDASSLGGGSFGGNVGVPASIPGGVPEPVPAPSPVQPAPVVNVIGSFLGGLISGLGLGEEINDSTSKADTTKANSH, from the exons ATGATTTTACAACACGCAAAAACACTCTTCCTACAATTCATCATCTACAGCTATTTTATGCTTGAGCTCCACGCCTCACCACTTGTTGATACATACGCTTACGACTATGATGATAGCGACGATACTGAGGTGGTTGAAGTCGATCTCAATACCATTGATGAGCTGGGAAATAATGACGAACATAACAATGATAAAATCGATTTGAGTTTCTATGGCAATGCTCTCTATGGTAAACCAGATAACGAGACCACAGCTAATTTGGTAGCGAATTACACACCCGAGCAAACATCTGTAAATCCCGAAGAGTTGGGCTCCTATCTGGAAGGTGATATACTTGTGCCTATTAGAAATAATGCATCAGTAAAAAATGGCATAGCATCAGAGAGTTCACGCTGGCCCAATGGCGTAGTACCTTTTGAGATACGCGGTAATTTTAATGCACGTGATATGGCCACAATTGAAGAAGCCATCGAGCAATATCATCGACGTACTTGCATACGTTTTGTGCCGCGTCGAAGTGAATCTGATTATGTTTCTATAGTGAATGCCCCGTCAGGTTGTTGGTCAGCGGTGGGTCGTGTGGGTGGAAAACAAGAAGTGAATTTACAATCTCCTGGTTGTCTTATGAAGCCTGGTACAGCAATGCATGAGCTCATGCACGCTTTGGGTTTTTTACATGAGCAAAATCGTCAAGAGCGTGACTCTTTTGTGAGCATACAAATTCAGAATGTGCAACCATCGGCAGTGACGAATTTTGAGAAGGCACAGCGTACAGTGGCTTATGGTGTGCCCTACGATTATGGCAGTGTAATGCATTATTCGCCGAATGCGTTCTCGCGTAATGGACTTCCAACCATTGTTGCTGTG CGGCCTGGCGGAAGTGAGCGTATGGGTCAGCGAGATGGTTTCTCTGCGTATGACATTGAAAAGTTGAATGCTATGTACAAATGTGATGCATCTTCTTTGGGCGGCGGTAGTTTTGGTGGTAATGTTGGTGTTCCTGCTTCCATTCCGGGTGGAGTGCCAGAGCCAGTACCTGCACCATCACCAGTGCAGCCTGCACCTGTAGTGAATGTGATTGGTAGTTTTCTCGGTGGTCTTATTAGCGGTTTGGGTCTGGGAGAGGAGATCAACGATTCTACTTCTAAAGCGGACACTACAAAAGCGAATTCACATTAA